A window from Bacillus marinisedimentorum encodes these proteins:
- a CDS encoding carboxymuconolactone decarboxylase family protein has translation MYHEPRNSTEAALHEYKEGLGIFTQKMPDIARHYNAFTETCFEEGMLSRREKQLIALGISLNSQDEYCIIYHVKGCLDEGCSEEEILEAVGVTAAFGGGAAMSQAVTLVQEAVSELTDLKQ, from the coding sequence ATGTACCATGAACCACGCAATTCAACAGAAGCAGCTTTGCATGAATACAAAGAAGGGCTGGGGATCTTTACACAAAAAATGCCGGATATCGCCCGCCATTATAATGCATTTACCGAAACATGCTTTGAGGAAGGAATGCTGAGCCGCCGTGAGAAGCAGCTCATCGCCCTGGGAATCAGCCTTAATTCACAGGACGAGTATTGTATCATCTATCACGTGAAAGGCTGTCTGGACGAAGGGTGTTCAGAAGAAGAAATTCTTGAAGCGGTCGGAGTGACGGCAGCCTTTGGAGGCGGAGCTGCCATGAGCCAGGCGGTAACGCTTGTACAGGAAGCAGTATCTGAACTTACCGACCTGAAACAATAA
- a CDS encoding MetQ/NlpA family ABC transporter substrate-binding protein, which produces MKKLILTISIVLLIGVLAACGGNESGSGESKKLVVGASNVPHSEILEEAKPLLEEKGVDLQIETFQDYILPNKALEEGELDANYFQHIPYLEDQKKKHGYDFVNAGGIHIEPIGVYSQEYKSLNDLPEGATVVMSNSVADHGRMLSLLEEEGLIKLKEGVEKTNATLEDIEENPKNLNFKADIDAGMLPRAYENNEGDAVLINTNYAIDAGLNPMEDAIALEGSNSPYVNVIAVREKDKDNENIKTLVEVLRSEEIQTFIEEEYKGAVVPVDGE; this is translated from the coding sequence ATGAAAAAACTAATTCTTACAATTAGCATTGTATTATTAATCGGGGTACTGGCCGCATGCGGCGGAAATGAAAGTGGAAGCGGAGAGAGCAAGAAGCTTGTTGTCGGTGCTTCAAATGTACCCCATTCAGAAATACTTGAAGAAGCCAAGCCGCTCCTTGAAGAAAAAGGCGTTGACCTTCAGATTGAAACATTCCAGGATTATATTCTTCCAAATAAGGCTCTTGAAGAAGGTGAGCTTGATGCAAACTACTTCCAGCACATACCATATCTGGAAGATCAGAAGAAAAAACACGGGTATGACTTTGTCAACGCTGGAGGAATCCATATTGAGCCTATCGGTGTTTATTCCCAGGAATATAAAAGCTTGAACGACCTGCCGGAAGGTGCAACGGTTGTCATGAGCAACTCTGTTGCAGACCACGGCCGCATGCTTTCCCTTCTGGAAGAAGAAGGCTTGATCAAACTTAAAGAAGGCGTGGAAAAAACGAACGCGACTCTTGAAGATATTGAAGAAAATCCGAAAAACCTGAATTTTAAGGCTGATATTGATGCCGGAATGCTTCCGCGTGCATATGAAAACAACGAAGGCGATGCTGTCCTGATCAATACGAACTATGCGATCGATGCAGGGTTGAATCCGATGGAGGATGCAATTGCCCTCGAAGGTTCAAATTCTCCTTATGTCAACGTCATCGCTGTCCGGGAAAAGGATAAGGATAATGAAAACATCAAGACGCTTGTTGAAGTGCTGCGTTCAGAAGAGATTCAGACCTTCATTGAAGAAGAATACAAAGGAGCTGTTGTTCCTGTTGACGGCGAGTAA
- a CDS encoding methionine ABC transporter permease: MTVISVAATFILGIVLGLLLFLTSRGNLWENRLLNSIIAGYVNIFRSIPFIILIILLIPFTKLLVGSMLGAKAALPALIFGAAPFYARMVEIALREIDKGVIEASRAMGASTWTIIFKVFLPESMPALISGITVTAIALVGYTAMAGVVGAGGLGDLAYLEGFQRSHNDVTVVATIVILLIVFVLQFIGDIAVNKIDKR; encoded by the coding sequence ATGACTGTGATTTCTGTTGCCGCCACTTTCATTTTGGGGATTGTATTAGGCCTATTGCTGTTTTTGACCTCACGGGGAAATCTGTGGGAAAACAGGCTGTTGAATAGTATTATTGCAGGATATGTAAATATATTCAGGTCGATTCCTTTCATTATATTAATTATATTGCTGATTCCTTTTACAAAGCTGCTGGTCGGCTCAATGCTGGGAGCAAAAGCGGCATTGCCGGCGCTTATTTTCGGAGCGGCGCCCTTTTATGCCAGGATGGTGGAAATCGCCCTCCGTGAAATTGATAAAGGCGTCATCGAAGCCTCGCGGGCGATGGGTGCAAGTACATGGACAATCATATTCAAAGTATTTTTGCCGGAATCAATGCCGGCTCTTATATCCGGTATTACTGTCACCGCGATTGCACTTGTAGGCTACACAGCGATGGCAGGAGTAGTTGGAGCCGGCGGGCTAGGGGACCTTGCTTATCTTGAGGGATTCCAGCGCAGCCATAATGATGTGACAGTCGTCGCAACAATCGTCATCTTGCTCATTGTATTTGTTCTCCAATTTATTGGTGATATAGCAGTAAACAAAATAGATAAACGCTAG
- a CDS encoding methionine ABC transporter ATP-binding protein, whose amino-acid sequence MIQLSNIEKVFKSKKGPIEAVKDVNLTIQNGEIYGIIGYSGAGKSTLIRMLNGLEKPTGGTITVGDWNMNTLSGRELRLARQEIGMVFQHFNLLWSRTVYDNIAFPLEISRVAKKERNERVLELIRLVGLQGREDAYPSELSGGQKQRVGIARALANNPKVLLCDEATSALDPETTDSILDLLVDINERFGLTIVLITHEMHVIHKISHRVAVMENGRVVEEGNVRDVFRKPKQQVTRRFVKQVTEPDEAEETIEHLLAQYEHGKVIQLTFIGNDAEEPVINETIKKFEVIVNILQGKVQQTNSGTYGTLFVHFSGDDDEVNRAISHIRKRGVEAEVLQSV is encoded by the coding sequence ATGATACAGTTATCCAATATCGAGAAAGTCTTTAAGTCCAAAAAGGGACCGATCGAAGCTGTCAAAGATGTAAACCTTACGATCCAAAACGGTGAAATATACGGCATTATTGGATACAGCGGTGCAGGGAAAAGTACGCTGATCCGTATGCTTAATGGATTGGAAAAGCCTACAGGAGGCACAATCACAGTCGGTGATTGGAATATGAATACGTTATCCGGCCGTGAACTCAGGCTTGCCCGCCAGGAGATCGGAATGGTGTTTCAGCATTTCAATCTGCTCTGGTCACGAACGGTCTATGATAATATTGCATTTCCGCTCGAGATATCAAGAGTAGCCAAAAAGGAACGGAACGAACGGGTCCTCGAGCTGATTCGGCTTGTCGGCCTGCAGGGGCGCGAAGATGCATATCCATCTGAGTTGAGCGGAGGCCAGAAACAGCGTGTCGGAATCGCACGCGCCCTTGCCAATAATCCGAAAGTGCTGCTATGCGATGAAGCAACATCTGCACTTGACCCGGAAACGACCGATTCGATTCTTGACCTGCTCGTTGATATTAATGAGCGATTCGGCCTGACAATTGTGTTGATTACTCATGAGATGCATGTCATTCATAAAATCAGCCACCGGGTAGCGGTTATGGAAAACGGCCGTGTTGTTGAAGAAGGAAACGTTAGAGATGTATTCCGAAAACCGAAACAGCAAGTGACGAGACGGTTTGTGAAACAGGTGACCGAGCCTGATGAAGCTGAAGAAACGATTGAGCATCTGCTTGCCCAGTATGAACACGGCAAGGTTATTCAACTGACGTTCATCGGGAATGACGCGGAAGAGCCTGTCATAAATGAAACGATTAAGAAATTCGAAGTGATCGTCAACATTCTGCAGGGCAAAGTGCAGCAGACAAACAGCGGCACATATGGGACATTGTTTGTCCATTTCTCCGGAGATGATGATGAAGTGAACCGGGCAATCAGCCATATCAGGAAACGCGGAGTGGAAGCAGAGGTGCTGCAAAGTGTTTGA
- a CDS encoding peroxiredoxin family protein, translating into MKRRTLPAAYPAETGYSWEDGLMKAPGFTLKDIQTGNLVSLDDYRGKNVMITFWVSWCPDCQRDLPQKDAFYKTLPAETDLAFITINVTGREASTENALKMAREQQWTFPILMDEGTNAYDAYQCTGVPATFLLNQHHEIEASFDDRADFMDIIQSLGTLLK; encoded by the coding sequence ATGAAAAGAAGAACACTGCCGGCAGCTTACCCAGCGGAAACCGGCTATAGTTGGGAGGATGGTTTGATGAAGGCACCGGGGTTCACATTAAAGGACATACAAACAGGAAACCTTGTATCTTTGGATGACTACAGAGGAAAAAATGTCATGATCACGTTCTGGGTATCATGGTGTCCGGACTGCCAGCGGGATTTGCCTCAAAAAGATGCTTTTTATAAAACACTTCCTGCAGAAACAGACCTGGCATTCATTACAATCAACGTAACAGGGCGTGAGGCCAGTACGGAAAACGCTTTAAAGATGGCACGCGAACAGCAGTGGACATTCCCTATCCTTATGGATGAGGGGACAAACGCATATGATGCCTATCAATGCACAGGGGTGCCTGCCACATTTTTGCTTAACCAGCATCATGAAATCGAAGCCTCATTTGATGACCGTGCTGATTTCATGGACATCATCCAATCACTCGGCACACTGCTCAAATGA
- a CDS encoding anti-sigma factor domain-containing protein, translated as MVKRGIIMEINRKKAVVMTRNGAFEQIRLKKGQDVQLGEEILIPEEPQKRVFPSFAPSITVAAAVAAFIIAFAGIFSFNTEPVAAYVSIDVNPSMEVGVNQDMKVLEYTSLNDDGKALQKEIDKLKGLPLAEFVESVVALIKEKGYFNSNQDVLLASTSMLEDKNDKEKMQQALARELVAVQNRLLTQNEEIAVKVVYADEETREHAKQNGISTGKYLVYEDAVKQGNELTMDEAKTLSVTELKKKAEPRPEMDKNGKGVNIQHAGGNKDEKAVPNSNAPGQIKKNEKQGAPGFEDKEPPGQTGKSNGHSNGNGKGNAEKKTNNGSMNKSDSVDKEGKSNAGGNKQKDKKQNNSQGKNKVNKQQNNSNGKNNQ; from the coding sequence ATGGTGAAACGCGGAATCATAATGGAAATTAACCGTAAGAAAGCGGTTGTCATGACGAGGAACGGGGCATTCGAGCAAATCCGTCTGAAAAAAGGCCAGGATGTGCAGCTCGGAGAAGAAATTTTAATCCCTGAAGAACCTCAAAAGCGGGTGTTTCCTTCATTCGCACCGTCAATTACTGTGGCAGCTGCAGTTGCGGCGTTTATTATCGCGTTTGCCGGGATTTTTTCGTTCAATACCGAGCCAGTAGCGGCGTATGTAAGTATTGATGTGAATCCCAGTATGGAAGTCGGGGTGAACCAGGACATGAAGGTCCTTGAGTACACCTCGCTGAACGATGATGGCAAGGCGTTGCAAAAAGAAATAGATAAGTTGAAAGGCTTGCCGCTTGCCGAGTTTGTAGAATCGGTTGTTGCACTAATAAAAGAAAAGGGATATTTTAACTCTAATCAGGATGTACTGCTTGCTTCCACATCAATGCTGGAAGATAAAAATGACAAAGAGAAAATGCAGCAAGCACTTGCACGCGAGCTCGTTGCAGTACAAAACCGTCTATTAACACAAAATGAAGAGATCGCCGTAAAAGTTGTATATGCTGATGAAGAAACAAGGGAACATGCTAAACAGAACGGCATTTCTACCGGTAAATACCTTGTTTATGAAGATGCTGTCAAACAGGGGAACGAGCTGACAATGGATGAGGCTAAGACACTTTCAGTAACTGAACTGAAAAAGAAAGCCGAACCACGCCCTGAAATGGATAAAAATGGAAAGGGAGTAAATATTCAGCATGCCGGAGGCAATAAAGATGAAAAAGCCGTACCTAATTCAAATGCACCTGGCCAAATAAAGAAGAACGAGAAGCAGGGCGCTCCTGGGTTTGAAGACAAGGAACCGCCGGGCCAGACTGGAAAGTCAAATGGTCATTCCAACGGGAATGGAAAAGGAAACGCTGAAAAAAAAACAAATAATGGCTCAATGAATAAGTCCGATTCAGTTGATAAAGAAGGCAAGAGTAATGCTGGCGGCAACAAACAGAAAGATAAAAAGCAAAATAACAGCCAGGGTAAAAACAAAGTCAACAAACAGCAAAATAATTCCAACGGCAAAAATAACCAATAA
- the sigI gene encoding RNA polymerase sigma-I factor has translation MAPLSMGVLKKRFTRNPETIEEKVTLAQQGDYLTRNDLIKEYQPFIKKVISKVCHRYVNEEMDEYSVGLTAFNEAIDQYSEKEGSRFLTFANMVIRRRVIDHIRREQRQTRNLVFHYEEETEDNVQEETFAEQKASIDQYTREEESAERVTEIMEYQKLLAQYDITFEALVKHCPKHIDARDNAKEIAYLIAHDEELSRYLKDKKRLPIKNIEKMVDCSRKTIERNRKYIIAVALIYLGDFHSLQSYIEI, from the coding sequence ATGGCACCGTTAAGCATGGGTGTTTTAAAAAAGCGATTTACGCGAAATCCTGAAACGATAGAAGAAAAAGTCACCCTTGCGCAGCAGGGGGATTATTTGACCAGAAATGATTTGATCAAAGAATATCAGCCATTTATAAAAAAAGTGATATCAAAAGTTTGTCATCGTTATGTAAATGAAGAGATGGATGAATACAGTGTCGGTCTAACGGCATTTAATGAAGCGATTGACCAGTATTCAGAAAAAGAGGGCAGCCGCTTCTTGACATTTGCCAACATGGTTATCCGCAGGCGCGTGATTGACCATATCCGAAGGGAACAGCGCCAGACCCGCAACCTCGTGTTCCATTATGAGGAAGAGACTGAAGACAATGTCCAGGAGGAAACGTTCGCAGAACAAAAGGCGTCTATTGACCAGTATACCCGGGAAGAGGAAAGCGCTGAACGGGTAACTGAAATCATGGAATATCAAAAATTGCTTGCACAGTATGATATAACCTTTGAAGCACTTGTTAAACATTGTCCGAAACATATTGATGCACGTGATAATGCGAAAGAAATCGCTTATTTGATCGCGCACGACGAAGAACTCTCCCGCTATCTCAAAGACAAAAAAAGGCTGCCGATAAAAAATATAGAAAAAATGGTGGATTGCAGTCGTAAAACAATAGAGAGAAATCGAAAGTATATAATAGCAGTTGCGCTAATATATCTTGGCGATTTTCATTCATTACAGTCTTACATTGAGATATAA